A window from Neobacillus sp. PS3-40 encodes these proteins:
- a CDS encoding YtrH family sporulation protein, with protein MKEIGFFPSFIESYFIALGVLLGGSLIGGLSAFLTGQPLLTTIYRLSTLLRIWAIVAAIGGTFDTVYSFERGIFDAATKDIFKQLLLITAALGGAQTGALLIKWLTQEYVSS; from the coding sequence ATGAAAGAAATAGGCTTCTTTCCTTCTTTTATTGAAAGTTATTTTATAGCTTTAGGAGTATTGCTTGGAGGTTCGCTTATTGGTGGTCTCTCAGCTTTCTTGACTGGGCAACCATTATTAACAACAATTTACCGCTTGTCCACATTGCTAAGGATATGGGCAATCGTAGCGGCAATCGGAGGAACATTTGATACTGTGTACAGCTTCGAAAGAGGGATTTTCGATGCGGCTACGAAGGATATATTCAAGCAACTTTTACTGATCACGGCTGCATTGGGAGGTGCCCAAACAGGAGCACTACTCATAAAATGGTTAACCCAGGAGTATGTCTCATCATGA
- the dnaE gene encoding DNA polymerase III subunit alpha yields the protein MSFIHLQTYSAYTLLTSTASIENLVMNAKKKGFSSLALTDRNVMYGAVEFYKLCRKNEMNPIIGLTVDMESAITEEETSFPLVLLAENEVGFKNLLKISSVVQTKAKNGIPMKWLKHYIKGLIAITPGIEGEIEQYLIKGKETEAKNLIGKFDHLFGRGNFFLSVQNHQMEQESEIRKKFYLIGKEMDIPIVATNQVHYLEKEDMFAHECLLAIKNGDKLQEDHREVLGSNQFYLKSANEMVECLSEYPEALENTLKIVKRCNVNIELNKSYLPKFPTENGQLADEYLEELCNEGILKRFHSPKKEYFERLDYELTVIKRMKFSDYFLIVWDFMKYSREHGILTGPGRGSAAGSLVAYVLFITDVDPIEHQLLFERFLNPERISMPDIDIDFPDQRREDVIEYVAKKYGELHVAQIITFGTLAAKAALRDVGKVFGLNSKELDQLSRLVPARLGINLSTALQESKKLREFVNATPSNQSLFETAQKLEGLPKHTSTHAAGVVISEKPLTELVPIQEGHNHVYLTQYSMEHLEEMGLLKMDFLGLRNLSLIENILKSINHQLGKKIDIKSLPLDDKKTFELLSKGETTGIFQLESDGMRKVLIKLMPSRFEDIVAVNALYRPGPMENIPLYIDRKHHRKPIDYPHKDLKPILENTYGVIVYQEQIMQIASKIAGFSLGEADLLRRAVGKKKKDVLDMERNHFVQGALKQGYEEPFANELYDLIVKFANYGFNRSHAVAYSMISYQLAYLKAHYQNYFMAGLLTSVIGNDLKIAQYVRESKQMGIRILPPSINDSNFFFFVKNESIRYSLAAIRGVGASALKEILQVRKMKKFNDLFDFCIRVSPKTVNRKILEFLVHSGSFDEFGEDRSVLLASLDVALMHAQLVKPNSSDQIDLFMEEELLLKPKYVQVDPIRMEDKLSFEKDALGLYLTDHPVSIYKQVLEERGVNLLFDLASDSKRGTACVYINIVKKIRTKKGDSMAFLTVSDSSGELEAVVFPEVYKKYSNFLEQGKLAVIEGKTENREGNPQFLIQKVASMEVWIKEDHVKKSLLYLKIVNEKQEPTYLQQLEQILRGNKGETGVVLHYESTGKTVRLDKEHNININEELLRKLKKLLGIGNVKLRD from the coding sequence GTGTCATTTATTCACCTTCAAACATATAGTGCGTATACTCTACTGACAAGTACAGCTTCTATTGAAAACTTAGTTATGAATGCGAAGAAAAAAGGATTTTCATCTCTTGCGCTAACGGATAGAAACGTGATGTATGGGGCAGTGGAATTTTATAAACTTTGCCGTAAAAATGAAATGAATCCAATTATCGGATTAACAGTCGATATGGAAAGTGCAATAACAGAAGAAGAAACTTCATTTCCATTAGTATTACTAGCGGAGAATGAAGTAGGTTTTAAAAATTTACTTAAAATTTCCAGTGTTGTTCAAACCAAAGCTAAAAATGGAATTCCAATGAAATGGCTAAAACACTACATAAAAGGGCTTATTGCCATTACGCCTGGTATAGAAGGTGAAATTGAACAATATCTTATAAAGGGAAAGGAAACCGAGGCAAAGAATTTAATTGGAAAATTTGATCATTTGTTTGGAAGAGGAAACTTTTTTCTTTCAGTTCAAAATCATCAAATGGAACAGGAAAGTGAAATTAGAAAAAAGTTTTATTTAATCGGAAAAGAGATGGATATACCGATTGTCGCCACCAACCAAGTTCATTATTTAGAAAAAGAGGATATGTTTGCCCATGAATGTTTACTGGCTATAAAAAATGGTGATAAATTACAGGAAGATCATCGAGAAGTGCTTGGAAGTAATCAATTTTATTTGAAATCTGCTAATGAAATGGTTGAATGTTTATCAGAGTATCCTGAGGCTTTAGAGAATACCCTTAAAATAGTCAAAAGATGTAATGTTAATATAGAGCTCAATAAATCCTATTTGCCTAAATTTCCTACCGAAAATGGTCAGTTGGCAGATGAATACCTTGAAGAATTGTGTAATGAAGGGATTTTGAAGAGGTTTCATTCTCCCAAGAAGGAATATTTTGAACGTCTTGACTATGAATTAACCGTGATTAAACGAATGAAATTTAGTGATTACTTTTTAATTGTGTGGGATTTTATGAAATATTCTCGTGAACATGGAATTTTAACTGGTCCCGGCCGCGGATCAGCAGCGGGATCTCTAGTTGCATACGTCTTATTTATTACAGATGTTGACCCCATTGAACATCAATTGTTATTTGAACGTTTTTTGAATCCTGAAAGAATATCGATGCCTGATATTGATATTGATTTTCCAGATCAAAGGCGTGAGGATGTAATAGAGTATGTAGCTAAGAAATACGGTGAACTTCATGTCGCACAGATTATAACGTTTGGAACTTTGGCTGCAAAAGCTGCTTTAAGGGATGTAGGAAAGGTATTTGGTTTAAACTCGAAGGAATTGGATCAATTATCAAGGCTTGTTCCAGCGCGACTAGGCATTAACTTAAGTACTGCCTTACAAGAATCAAAAAAACTTAGGGAATTTGTTAATGCGACCCCTTCAAATCAGAGCCTCTTTGAAACCGCCCAAAAGCTAGAAGGACTTCCAAAACATACTTCCACACATGCGGCTGGAGTGGTAATTAGTGAGAAACCACTTACTGAACTTGTTCCGATCCAAGAAGGCCATAACCATGTCTATTTGACCCAATATTCTATGGAACATCTTGAGGAAATGGGCCTATTGAAAATGGATTTCCTTGGGTTACGAAATCTTTCACTCATTGAAAATATCTTAAAATCAATTAACCATCAATTAGGTAAAAAGATTGATATTAAGTCCCTTCCATTGGATGATAAGAAAACCTTTGAATTGCTATCTAAGGGTGAAACGACCGGCATTTTTCAGCTTGAATCAGATGGAATGAGAAAAGTTCTAATTAAGCTTATGCCTTCAAGATTTGAAGATATTGTTGCTGTCAATGCTCTTTACCGACCAGGGCCAATGGAAAATATACCACTTTATATAGACCGAAAGCACCATCGAAAGCCTATTGATTATCCGCATAAAGATCTTAAACCTATTTTAGAAAATACGTATGGTGTGATTGTTTATCAGGAGCAGATCATGCAAATTGCTTCCAAAATTGCAGGATTTTCACTTGGGGAGGCAGATCTTTTACGGAGAGCGGTTGGGAAAAAGAAAAAAGATGTTTTAGATATGGAAAGAAATCATTTCGTCCAGGGTGCATTAAAACAAGGGTATGAAGAACCATTTGCAAACGAACTTTATGATCTAATTGTAAAGTTTGCTAATTATGGATTTAACCGAAGCCATGCAGTAGCATACAGTATGATTAGCTATCAACTGGCATACTTGAAAGCACATTATCAAAATTATTTTATGGCTGGTCTCTTAACATCAGTGATTGGAAATGATTTGAAGATAGCGCAGTATGTTAGAGAATCAAAACAAATGGGTATCCGAATTCTTCCTCCATCTATTAATGATAGTAATTTCTTTTTCTTTGTAAAAAATGAGTCTATTCGTTATAGTCTTGCTGCAATAAGGGGAGTAGGTGCATCTGCGCTTAAAGAAATATTGCAAGTGAGGAAAATGAAAAAGTTTAATGATCTATTTGATTTTTGTATTCGTGTTTCACCAAAAACGGTCAATCGAAAAATCCTTGAATTCCTTGTGCATTCGGGGAGTTTCGATGAATTTGGGGAAGATCGTTCAGTGCTCTTAGCAAGTTTGGATGTTGCGCTTATGCATGCTCAATTGGTTAAACCAAATTCCTCCGATCAAATTGATCTTTTCATGGAAGAAGAACTATTACTGAAGCCGAAATATGTTCAAGTAGATCCAATTCGAATGGAAGACAAACTTTCTTTTGAAAAAGATGCATTAGGCCTGTACCTAACAGACCATCCTGTTTCTATCTACAAACAAGTACTAGAGGAAAGAGGGGTAAATCTTTTATTCGATCTAGCTTCTGATAGTAAAAGGGGCACTGCCTGTGTCTATATAAATATAGTTAAAAAAATTCGCACAAAAAAGGGCGACTCAATGGCATTTCTAACTGTTAGTGATTCAAGTGGAGAGCTAGAGGCGGTTGTATTCCCTGAAGTGTATAAAAAATATTCGAATTTTCTAGAACAAGGAAAACTTGCTGTAATTGAAGGAAAGACAGAGAATAGAGAGGGTAATCCTCAGTTTCTCATTCAAAAGGTAGCTAGTATGGAAGTATGGATTAAAGAAGATCATGTGAAAAAATCTTTATTATACCTTAAAATAGTTAATGAAAAACAAGAACCAACTTACCTCCAGCAATTAGAACAAATATTGAGGGGTAATAAAGGTGAAACTGGTGTTGTTTTGCATTATGAAAGTACAGGTAAAACAGTCAGATTGGATAAGGAACATAATATTAATATAAATGAAGAATTATTAAGAAAATTAAAAAAATTACTAGGTATAGGGAATGTGAAATTGAGAGATTAA
- a CDS encoding GntR family transcriptional regulator, with protein MITEDGLKSGDKIPSERKLSERLNVGRSSVREALRALELLGLIETKQGEGTYIRDFRENHLVKLVSTFVLQDEKAKQDVSDTKYFIEMDCLRLLLRNQEVDFQDLKLELEDGKLNDDDFFYLIIKKTENHLLLKIWLILKDYYQSISYEKKKFTKIDFYNLLNAMEANNEEETLSAYRKLRKMSDSPIIVTDNF; from the coding sequence ATGATAACAGAAGATGGTCTAAAATCCGGTGATAAAATCCCTTCAGAGCGAAAGTTATCTGAGCGCCTGAATGTTGGGCGCTCTTCCGTTCGCGAGGCATTAAGAGCTCTTGAATTACTTGGTTTGATCGAGACAAAGCAAGGTGAAGGAACGTATATCAGAGATTTTCGGGAGAATCACCTTGTTAAACTTGTAAGCACATTTGTTTTACAGGATGAAAAGGCAAAGCAAGATGTTAGTGATACAAAATATTTTATTGAAATGGATTGTCTGCGGCTTCTGCTAAGAAACCAAGAAGTTGATTTTCAGGATTTAAAGTTGGAGCTAGAAGATGGCAAGCTTAATGATGATGATTTTTTTTACTTAATTATTAAGAAGACAGAAAACCACTTATTACTTAAAATTTGGTTAATCTTAAAGGATTATTATCAATCAATCTCATATGAAAAAAAGAAATTTACCAAAATAGATTTTTACAATCTTCTAAATGCAATGGAAGCAAATAATGAGGAAGAAACTCTTTCTGCCTATCGGAAACTTAGAAAAATGTCGGATTCTCCAATAATAGTTACTGATAATTTTTGA
- a CDS encoding malic enzyme-like NAD(P)-binding protein, which produces MTLREEALHLHLINQGKLESKSKVQVRNAKDLSLAYSPGVAEPCKDIYENTDKVYDYTMKGNMVAVVSDGTAVLGLGNIGPEAALPVMEGKAVLFKSFAGVDAFPICLNTTDIEKIIETVKLLEPTFGGVNLEDIAAPNCFIIEERLKKEANIPVFHDDQHGTAIVTTAGLVNALKLVGKKMNEIKIVANGAGAAGIAIIKLLYSYGVRDIIMCDTKGAIYEGRPQGMNAVKDKVAKFTNINKIHGSLKDVIKGADVFIGVSAAGALTKEMVSSMNEDSIIFAMANPDPEIMPELAKEAGARVVGTGRSDFPNQVNNVLAFPGIFRGALDVRATNINEAMKVAAVEAIAGLIREDELHADYVIPGPFDPRVAPAVAAAVAKAAMETGVARLKVDPEEIKEKTKRLATIDKSE; this is translated from the coding sequence ATGACCTTGCGTGAAGAGGCATTACACCTGCATTTAATTAATCAAGGTAAATTGGAATCGAAATCTAAAGTTCAAGTTCGAAATGCAAAGGATCTTAGTCTTGCATACTCCCCAGGTGTAGCTGAACCGTGTAAAGATATTTATGAAAACACTGACAAAGTATACGATTATACAATGAAGGGGAACATGGTAGCCGTTGTTTCAGACGGAACTGCTGTCCTTGGTTTAGGAAATATTGGCCCGGAAGCTGCACTTCCAGTAATGGAAGGAAAAGCAGTTTTATTTAAATCCTTTGCTGGGGTAGATGCTTTCCCGATCTGTTTAAACACAACAGACATTGAAAAAATAATTGAAACTGTAAAGCTACTTGAGCCAACTTTTGGCGGAGTTAATTTAGAAGATATCGCAGCCCCAAATTGCTTTATCATAGAAGAAAGATTAAAAAAAGAGGCAAATATTCCTGTCTTCCATGATGATCAACATGGAACAGCTATAGTTACAACTGCTGGACTTGTAAATGCACTTAAACTTGTTGGTAAGAAAATGAATGAAATCAAAATTGTAGCCAACGGAGCAGGTGCAGCTGGAATCGCTATTATTAAACTGTTATATAGCTATGGTGTAAGAGATATCATTATGTGTGATACCAAAGGCGCCATCTATGAAGGTCGACCACAGGGCATGAATGCGGTTAAAGATAAAGTGGCGAAATTTACCAATATCAATAAAATTCATGGCAGCCTGAAAGATGTCATTAAAGGCGCAGATGTATTTATTGGTGTTTCGGCTGCAGGTGCTTTAACAAAAGAAATGGTTTCCTCTATGAATGAAGATTCCATTATTTTTGCTATGGCTAATCCAGATCCAGAAATTATGCCTGAGCTGGCAAAAGAAGCTGGAGCGAGAGTGGTTGGTACAGGACGCTCAGATTTCCCTAATCAAGTCAACAATGTTCTCGCATTTCCTGGAATTTTTAGGGGTGCACTTGATGTGCGTGCAACGAATATTAACGAAGCAATGAAAGTTGCTGCAGTTGAGGCAATTGCCGGCTTGATTCGTGAAGATGAACTGCATGCAGACTATGTTATTCCAGGTCCTTTTGATCCTAGAGTTGCTCCAGCAGTTGCTGCAGCAGTTGCAAAAGCGGCCATGGAAACAGGCGTTGCTCGTCTAAAAGTCGACCCTGAAGAAATAAAGGAAAAAACGAAAAGACTTGCCACAATTGATAAAAGCGAATGA
- the pfkA gene encoding 6-phosphofructokinase, which yields MKKIGVLTSGGDSPGMNPAIRAVVRKAIYHELEVFGIYGGYSGLISGNIKKLELGSVGDIIHRGGTMLYTARCPEFKDKEVQKKGIELLRSNGIEGLVVIGGDGSYRGAKALTELGFPCVGIPGTIDNDIPGTEFTIGFDTALNTVIDAIDKIRDTATSHERTFVIEVMGRDAGDLALWAGLAGGAETILIPEENYDMDEIADRLRKGNERGKKHSIIVVAEGVCSGVEFGKELKEKTNFDTRVSVLGHIQRGGSPTAFDRVLASRLGARAVELLIEGKGGRAVGIEKNKLVDYDIIEALGRKHKLDLDLFKLSKELSI from the coding sequence ATGAAGAAAATTGGAGTTTTAACAAGTGGCGGAGACTCTCCGGGTATGAATCCAGCTATTAGAGCTGTTGTAAGGAAAGCGATTTACCATGAATTAGAGGTTTTTGGAATCTACGGAGGATATTCAGGATTAATAAGTGGAAATATAAAAAAACTTGAACTTGGTTCTGTTGGTGATATTATTCATCGTGGCGGCACCATGCTCTATACCGCACGTTGCCCGGAATTTAAAGATAAAGAAGTCCAAAAAAAGGGGATTGAACTATTAAGATCCAATGGAATTGAAGGTTTAGTAGTAATTGGTGGAGATGGTTCATATCGTGGTGCGAAGGCCTTAACAGAGCTAGGTTTTCCTTGTGTAGGGATACCAGGAACGATTGACAATGATATACCAGGAACAGAATTTACAATTGGCTTTGATACAGCATTGAATACAGTTATTGATGCAATAGATAAGATTCGTGATACAGCAACTTCACATGAGAGAACTTTTGTCATTGAGGTAATGGGTAGGGATGCAGGAGACCTTGCACTATGGGCGGGTCTTGCTGGTGGAGCTGAAACTATTTTAATTCCAGAAGAAAACTATGACATGGACGAGATTGCTGATCGTCTCCGTAAAGGAAATGAACGTGGAAAAAAACACAGTATTATTGTAGTCGCAGAAGGCGTTTGTAGTGGCGTCGAGTTTGGTAAGGAATTGAAAGAGAAAACAAACTTTGATACAAGAGTATCTGTACTTGGTCATATACAACGTGGAGGATCGCCAACTGCATTTGACAGGGTGCTTGCAAGCCGATTAGGTGCGCGTGCAGTAGAACTTCTTATAGAAGGAAAAGGTGGCCGAGCTGTAGGGATCGAGAAAAATAAACTTGTAGATTATGACATTATAGAGGCTTTAGGTAGAAAGCATAAATTGGATTTGGATCTTTTTAAACTTTCAAAAGAATTATCGATTTAA
- the ytrI gene encoding sporulation membrane protein YtrI — protein MRIPPLYRRPSWQRFLAGAAIGGAISWCIFIYIYGFWQEKYTKLIHAQREEIAELNNDIKIWQDEYKAANKRNIEQITVQKINVRITNWEKYSLDSYSAFEVEDSVKEDIGMMVAKDLETVYKSKDLIKKIIENKTVKINGKEYKLEVKEMVIYTTLSIQLEIHFSN, from the coding sequence ATGAGAATTCCCCCGTTATACAGACGCCCTTCTTGGCAGCGGTTTTTAGCTGGAGCTGCCATTGGAGGTGCTATTAGCTGGTGCATATTTATTTATATCTATGGATTTTGGCAAGAAAAGTATACGAAGCTCATTCATGCGCAGCGTGAGGAAATTGCTGAATTAAATAATGATATTAAAATTTGGCAGGATGAATATAAGGCTGCAAATAAGCGAAATATTGAACAAATCACTGTTCAAAAAATCAATGTAAGAATTACAAACTGGGAAAAATATTCTCTAGATTCTTATAGTGCTTTTGAGGTAGAAGATTCGGTAAAAGAAGATATTGGTATGATGGTGGCAAAAGACTTAGAAACTGTCTATAAAAGTAAAGATTTAATCAAAAAAATTATTGAAAATAAAACAGTAAAGATTAATGGTAAAGAATATAAACTTGAAGTAAAGGAAATGGTTATTTATACAACCCTTTCCATTCAACTAGAAATCCATTTTAGTAATTAA
- a CDS encoding YtpI family protein, producing the protein MPVLVILIVILLAFYVFYKIKYVRSNRPVEKKWLSAKSRIVLGLLVCLFGVNQLFLFHTIVTYLIAAIFIILGGLSAISGFKIYKHYLPFAIEEAEILKGKE; encoded by the coding sequence ATGCCAGTACTTGTTATTTTAATTGTTATTTTACTTGCTTTCTATGTATTTTATAAAATAAAGTACGTACGAAGCAACCGTCCTGTCGAAAAAAAGTGGCTCTCTGCTAAATCAAGAATAGTTCTTGGTCTCCTTGTCTGTCTATTTGGAGTTAACCAGTTATTCTTGTTTCATACAATTGTTACTTATTTAATAGCTGCCATTTTTATTATCTTGGGTGGTCTGAGCGCTATATCTGGTTTTAAGATATATAAACATTATCTCCCATTTGCTATCGAGGAAGCCGAAATCCTCAAAGGTAAAGAATAA
- the accA gene encoding acetyl-CoA carboxylase carboxyl transferase subunit alpha, which produces MVGELEFERPVIELRKKIMELREFTKSTDMDLTSEIEKLEERLEKLEKDIYDNLKPWDRVQIARHPNRPTTLDYIAILFEDFFECHGDRTYGDDEAIVGGISSFQGLPVTVIGHQRGKDTKENIRRNFGMPHPEGYRKALRLMKQADKFNRPIICFIDTKGAYPGKAAEERGQSEAIAKNLVEMAGLRVPVICIVIGEGGSGGALALGVGNYIHMLENSTYSVISPEGAASILWRDASKAKVAAEAMKITAPDLKHFGIIDEIIPEIRGGAHKDVQKQAAEIEKVLKESLQSLLQLSSEELIDNRYQKFRAIGKYSIINDTIGVK; this is translated from the coding sequence TTGGTAGGAGAACTTGAGTTTGAACGACCGGTAATTGAATTAAGAAAAAAGATCATGGAATTACGTGAGTTTACGAAGTCTACCGATATGGATCTAACCTCTGAAATTGAAAAATTAGAAGAGCGGCTTGAAAAACTTGAAAAAGATATTTATGATAACCTAAAACCATGGGATCGTGTCCAAATAGCCCGACACCCTAACAGACCGACAACACTTGATTATATTGCCATTTTATTTGAGGATTTTTTTGAGTGTCACGGAGATCGGACATATGGAGACGATGAAGCAATTGTAGGCGGAATTTCCAGTTTTCAAGGGTTACCAGTAACTGTAATCGGCCATCAAAGAGGAAAAGATACGAAGGAGAATATTCGTAGGAATTTTGGAATGCCACATCCTGAAGGGTATCGGAAAGCACTTCGATTAATGAAGCAGGCTGATAAATTTAATCGCCCAATCATTTGTTTTATTGATACAAAAGGTGCATATCCAGGGAAGGCTGCCGAAGAGCGTGGTCAAAGTGAGGCAATTGCAAAAAATTTAGTTGAAATGGCAGGACTACGTGTACCAGTAATTTGTATTGTGATTGGAGAAGGTGGAAGTGGTGGTGCGCTCGCACTTGGAGTAGGCAATTACATTCATATGCTAGAAAACTCAACCTATTCAGTTATTTCTCCTGAAGGTGCGGCCTCTATTCTTTGGAGAGATGCCTCTAAAGCTAAAGTCGCAGCTGAAGCAATGAAAATTACTGCGCCAGATTTAAAACATTTCGGGATTATAGATGAAATTATTCCTGAAATTAGGGGAGGAGCTCATAAAGATGTACAAAAGCAAGCTGCCGAAATTGAAAAGGTACTTAAAGAATCACTTCAATCCCTCTTGCAACTGTCTAGTGAAGAATTGATTGATAATCGTTATCAAAAATTTAGAGCTATTGGCAAGTATTCTATTATTAATGATACTATCGGGGTAAAATAA
- a CDS encoding bifunctional oligoribonuclease/PAP phosphatase NrnA: MKEKILAAIKRYETIIVHRHVRPDPDAYGSQCGLVEIIKATYPDKRVYAVGKEDPSLHYLRRLDQITDEVYEGALVIVCDTANAERICDKRYMIGDMLIKIDHHPNEDPYGDLVWVDTSASSVSEMIYEFYLFGSDKGLKINDEAARLLYAGIVGDTGRFLFPSTTEKTFTYAGELIHYHFSRTELYDKMYELDANIIKLNGHILQNFEFRPSGVASMVLSKSLLDEYGAMPSEASLLVGTLGDVKGIKAWVFFIEEKDQIRVRLRSKGPVINEVAKMYNGGGHPLAAGASIYSWDQVDEVIAEVEKACEAKE, translated from the coding sequence ATGAAAGAAAAAATACTAGCAGCAATTAAAAGGTATGAAACAATCATTGTCCATCGCCATGTTCGCCCAGATCCTGATGCATATGGCTCGCAGTGTGGGTTAGTTGAAATAATAAAAGCTACTTACCCAGATAAAAGGGTATACGCAGTTGGCAAAGAAGACCCATCGCTCCATTATTTACGCCGTCTTGATCAAATTACTGATGAGGTCTACGAAGGGGCACTTGTGATTGTCTGTGATACCGCTAATGCAGAAAGAATTTGTGACAAGAGGTATATGATAGGGGATATGCTGATAAAAATTGATCACCATCCAAATGAAGATCCATATGGTGATTTAGTTTGGGTCGATACAAGTGCAAGCTCAGTAAGTGAAATGATTTATGAATTTTATTTATTTGGAAGTGATAAAGGTCTTAAAATAAACGATGAAGCCGCACGGTTATTATACGCAGGAATAGTCGGAGATACGGGAAGATTCCTTTTTCCAAGTACAACTGAAAAGACATTTACTTATGCTGGAGAATTGATTCATTACCATTTTTCAAGGACAGAACTTTACGACAAAATGTACGAACTTGATGCTAATATCATAAAATTAAATGGCCATATTTTGCAAAATTTTGAGTTCAGGCCAAGTGGTGTTGCATCAATGGTCCTTTCGAAGAGCCTTTTAGATGAATATGGTGCTATGCCTTCCGAGGCTTCGTTACTAGTAGGCACATTAGGAGATGTTAAGGGAATCAAGGCTTGGGTCTTTTTCATAGAAGAAAAGGATCAAATTCGCGTTCGTCTTCGCTCCAAAGGGCCTGTAATTAATGAAGTAGCTAAAATGTACAATGGTGGTGGTCATCCACTCGCAGCAGGGGCGTCTATTTATTCATGGGATCAGGTTGATGAGGTCATTGCAGAGGTAGAAAAAGCGTGTGAAGCAAAAGAATAA
- the accD gene encoding acetyl-CoA carboxylase, carboxyltransferase subunit beta — translation MLKELFIKNNIKKKKYATIPSESVKQDVPEGIMTKCPSCKKIMYTKELLKNLKVCLHCGFHHQMNSQERLTSFIDEGSFEEMDANMISENPLNFTGYLEKVEQDRQKTNLNEAVVTGVGNVHNKKIVLAIMDASFRMGSMGSVVGEKITRAVEKANELSVPFIIFTASGGARMQEGVISLMQMAKTSVALQRFSENKGLFISIMTHPTTGGVSASFASVGDYNFAEPGALIGFAGRRIIEQTIREELPEDFQTSEFLLKHGQLDAVISRLDLKDQIGTILALHEHGGELNW, via the coding sequence TTGCTTAAAGAGCTTTTTATAAAAAATAATATAAAAAAGAAAAAGTATGCAACGATTCCTTCAGAGTCGGTAAAACAAGATGTTCCAGAAGGAATTATGACAAAATGCCCTTCCTGTAAAAAAATAATGTATACAAAAGAACTATTAAAAAATTTAAAGGTTTGCCTGCATTGCGGTTTCCATCACCAAATGAATTCACAGGAGCGGCTTACTAGCTTTATTGATGAAGGAAGCTTTGAAGAAATGGATGCCAATATGATATCTGAAAATCCTTTGAATTTCACTGGCTATCTTGAAAAGGTTGAGCAAGATAGACAAAAGACCAACCTTAACGAGGCAGTTGTTACGGGAGTTGGAAATGTCCACAATAAAAAAATAGTTTTAGCGATTATGGATGCGTCCTTTAGAATGGGAAGCATGGGCTCTGTTGTTGGAGAGAAAATAACGAGGGCTGTTGAAAAGGCGAATGAACTGTCTGTTCCATTTATTATCTTCACTGCCTCTGGTGGCGCTAGAATGCAAGAAGGTGTTATTAGTCTTATGCAAATGGCGAAAACTAGTGTTGCTCTTCAAAGGTTCAGTGAAAATAAGGGACTATTTATTTCAATTATGACCCATCCAACAACTGGCGGAGTATCTGCAAGCTTTGCATCTGTTGGAGATTACAACTTTGCGGAACCAGGTGCATTGATAGGATTTGCAGGCAGACGGATTATTGAACAAACGATCAGAGAAGAACTTCCTGAAGATTTCCAAACATCGGAATTTCTTTTGAAGCATGGGCAACTTGATGCAGTTATCTCTAGATTGGATTTAAAAGATCAAATTGGGACAATTCTTGCATTACATGAACATGGTGGTGAATTGAATTGGTAG